In Halomicrobium zhouii, the sequence ACGACCGGTCCGGGCGACTGTACCGCCTGGACACCGACGGCTCGGTGACGACGGTGCTCGAGGAAGTGGGACTCCCCAACGGCATGGGGTTCACCCTCGACCGCCGACGGTTCTACTTCACCGACTCCGGCAACGGCCGCATCGACCGCTACGACTACGACCAGGCGACCGGCGCCATCTCGAACCCCGAGACGGTCGTCGAGGTGGACGAGGGCGAGGCGATTCCGGACGGGATGGCCGTCGACGCCGAGGGGTACCTCTGGTCGGCCCGCTGGGACGGCGGCTGTCTCGTCCGCCACGACCCGACGGGCGCCGAAGTCGCGCGGATCGAGTTCCCGGCGCGGAAGGTGTCCTCGGTGACGTTCGCCGGCCCGGACCTGTCGACGGGCTACGTAACGACCGCGCTAACTGACAATTCGAGGGACGAGGAGGGCGACGGCGCGGGCGCGCTGTTCCGGTTCGACCCAGACGCGGTGGGGGTTCCGGAGTTCCGGTCGCGCGTCCAGATCTGAGGGAGTCGGTGGAGGCGGTAGCGAACGGTCGACTGGGGACTGGTTTCGGGCTGTCTGCCGACGAACTGGCTGTTGGGTAGGGATGTTTATGGAACGGGTGATTCTCGGTTGTGTTGGTGAAAT encodes:
- a CDS encoding SMP-30/gluconolactonase/LRE family protein codes for the protein MTRYERVADYRSHTGEGPLWHPDEERLYWVDIPNGDLFRYDPATDEHEQCFDRDVVGGFTIQDDGSLLLFEDGGRIERWVEGAGTTTVVDGIEGEADSRFNDVIADPRGRVFCGTMPTDDRSGRLYRLDTDGSVTTVLEEVGLPNGMGFTLDRRRFYFTDSGNGRIDRYDYDQATGAISNPETVVEVDEGEAIPDGMAVDAEGYLWSARWDGGCLVRHDPTGAEVARIEFPARKVSSVTFAGPDLSTGYVTTALTDNSRDEEGDGAGALFRFDPDAVGVPEFRSRVQI